In Gossypium arboreum isolate Shixiya-1 chromosome 6, ASM2569848v2, whole genome shotgun sequence, the following are encoded in one genomic region:
- the LOC108485744 gene encoding serine carboxypeptidase-like 31 has protein sequence MGFGLRVVVYFAFAFVSTISSLNPVIGERHWRWRDDEGSSSLPKHDDLVTNLPGQPPVDFRHYAGFVTVNELNGRALFYWFYEAMSRPDQKPLVLWLNGGPGCSSVGYGATQEIGPFIVDTDGRGIKFNNFSWNQEANMLFLESPIGVGFSYSNTSTDYDNLGDEFTANDAYTFLHKWFMKFPSYRTRTFYIAGESYAGKYVPELAELIYDNNKDPSLHINLNGILLGNPETYDAEDWRGMVDYAWSHAVVSDETHKTITETCDFKSNDTWSNEDCSEAVDEVLKQYKEIDIFSLYTPLCIADTASSDDKSLLQVMTKRKSNMMPRILGGFDPCLDGYANAFYNKLDVQKAIHVSDGHHLRNWSICNLNIFDGWADSKPSVLPIYQKLIAGGVRIWVYSGDTDGRVPVLSTRYSISALGLPVTKAWRPWYHEKQVSGWFQEYEGLTFATFRGAGHAVPCFKPSSSLAFFSAFLQGESPTSSR, from the exons ATGGGTTTTGGGCTGAGAGTTGTTGTTTACTTTGCTTTCGCCTTTGTTTCAACTATTTCATCACTGAATCCGGTCATAGGTGAAAGACATTGGCGATGGCGTGACGATGAGGGATCGAGTTCCCTGCCAAAACATGATGATCTCGTTACCAACTTGCCTGGCCAGCCACCTGTAGATTTCCGCCATTACGCTGGCTTTGTCACTGTGAATGAACTCAATGGAAGAGCACTTTTTTATTGGTTCTATGAGGCAATGTCTCGCCCTGACCAAAAACCATTGGTGCTTTGGCTTAATGGAG GTCCTGGGTGCTCTTCTGTGGGATATGGAGCCACGCAAGAGATTGGTCCTTTCATAGTGGACACTGATGGGCGTGGAATTAAATTTAATAACTTCTCATGGAATCAAG AAGCCAATATGTTATTCCTTGAATCTCCAATTGGAGTTGGATTTTCCTACTCAAACACTTCTACCGATTATGATAATCTAGGAGATGAGTTTACTG CAAATGATGCATACACTTTCCTGCATAAGTGGTTCATGAAGTTTCCATCATACAGAACAAGAACTTTTTATATCGCTGGTGAAAGCTATGCAG GAAAATATGTGCCAGAGTTGGCTGAACTTATTTATGACAACAACAAGGACCCTTCACTTCATATTAATCTCAATGGTATTTTG TTGGGAAATCCTGAAACATATGACGCTGAGGATTGGAGAGGTATGGTGGATTATGCATGGAGCCATGCAGTGGTATCTGATGAAACTCACAAAACCATCACTGAAACCTGTGATTTTAAGAGCAATGATACATGGAGCAATGAAGATTGTAGTGAAGCTGTTGATGAAGTGCTCAAACAGTACAAGGAGATTGATATCTTCAGCCTATACACCCCCCTGTGTATTGCTGATACTGCAAGTTCGGATGACAAATCATTACTCCAAGTCATGACGAAGCGAAAATCCAATATG ATGCCAAGGATTTTGGGTGGTTTTGATCCATGCCTTGATGGCTACGCAAATGCTTTCTACAATAAATTGGATGTTCAAAAAGCTATCCACGTTAGTGATGGTCACCATCTTAGGAACTGGAGTATTTGCAA TCTAAATATATTTGATGGTTGGGCAGATTCAAAGCCATCAGTACTGCCCATATACCAAAAGCTTATTGCAGGAGGAGTTAGAATTTGGGTTTACAG TGGAGACACGGACGGAAGAGTTCCTGTTCTGTCCACACGATACAGCATAAGTGCTTTGGGATTGCCCGTCACCAAGGCATGGAGACCATGGTACCATGAGAAACAGGTCAGCGGTTGGTTTCAAGAATACGAAGGACTTACGTTCGCAACATTTAGGGGAGCTGGGCATGCAGTGCCATGCTTCAAACCCAGCAGTTCACTGGCTTTCTTCTCTGCTTTTCTCCAAGGGGAATCCCCGACTTCCTCCCGGTGA